In Rhodamnia argentea isolate NSW1041297 chromosome 11, ASM2092103v1, whole genome shotgun sequence, one genomic interval encodes:
- the LOC115742164 gene encoding NADH dehydrogenase [ubiquinone] 1 beta subcomplex subunit 9-like, whose product MSTAAGAAAAVATSAAGYLTRRAAQKERVRILYRRALKDTLNWAVHRHLFYQDASDLRERFEANKHVEDLDTIDRLIADAEASYNKWRHPDPYIVPWAPGGSKFTRNPTPPSGIEIIYDYGREDND is encoded by the exons ATGAGCAcggcggcgggggcggcggcggcggtggcgacgtCGGCGGCGGGGTATCTGACTCGGAGGGCGGCTCAGAAGGAGAGAGTCCGTATTCTCTACCGCCGTGCCCTCAAGGACACTCTCAACTGGGCCGTACACCGCCACCTCTTTTACCAAGac GCATCAGATTTACGCGAGAGATTCGAAGCCAACAAACACGTG GAGGATCTTGATACAATTGACAGATTGATTGCTGATGCGGAAGCTAGCTACAATAAGTGGCGGCACCCTGATCCTTACATTG TGCCATGGGCTCCTGGTGGTAGCAAGTTTACTCGGAACCCAACACCACCTTCGGGG ATTGAGATAATTTATGATTATGGTCGTGAAGATAATGATTGA